From the Brassica napus cultivar Da-Ae chromosome A8, Da-Ae, whole genome shotgun sequence genome, one window contains:
- the LOC106354085 gene encoding nucleoside diphosphate kinase 1 → MEQTFIMIKPDGVQRGLVGKIICRFEQKGFTLKGLKLITVDRPFAEKHYQDLSAKPFFSGLVDYIISGPVVAMIWEGKNVVLTGRKIIGATNPAASEPGTIRGDFAIDIGRNIIHGSDSVESANKECALWFPDGPVNWQSSLHSWIYE, encoded by the exons ATGGAGCAAACTTTCATCATGATCAAGCCCGACGGCGTCCAAAGGGGTCTG GTCGGTAAAATCATCTGCAGGTTCGAGCAGAAGGGTTtcactttgaaag GTCTAAAGCTGATCACTGTGGACCGTCCTTTTGCTGAGAAACACTACCAGGACTTGTCAGCCAAGCCCTTCTTCAGTGGTCTTGTTGATTACATAATCTCTGGTCCAGTCGTTGCAATGATCTGGGAGGGAAAGAATGTTGTGTTGACAGGAAGGAAGATCATCGGAGCAACGAACCCTGCAGCATCTGAGCCAGGAACCATCCGTGGGGATTTTGCAATTGACATTGGGAGGAACATTATCCATGGGAGTGACTCGGTGGAGAGTGCTAACAAGGAGTGTGCGTTGTGGTTCCCTGATGGACCTGTGAACTGGCAGAGCAGCCTTCATTCTTGGATCTACGAATGA